CCTAAAAGTTGCTGCATACAAAAGGAAAATGATTTACACAGACAGTGTGTTCGGGAGAAAGTACAGAGTTTAAAAATTAATCTAATTTAACAGCTTTTTTGCCTTCATACTGCAGCATCCTGTGGTAGACACTTTCCGGCAATCAGTCTATTAATAGCTGCAGGGTCAAACTAAATGTAAAATGATCATTTGTTTTTCCACTCACCCTCTCGCCCTCTTTGAGCAATGGATAATTTTCTCACTCTATCACGAGGCATGTCAAAGAACATCTCATTAAAAGACACATTACTACTACACTTACTGAGGTGACATGATAATTATCTACACAGGGACTGACAACACTGAGAGGTCATTACTGCTGTGGAGGGTAATTTCCCAGCCGCTCTCATGACGATGAAACTCACAAcagtgagacagaaaaagagcagAGATATCTCCATCCAGCAGAGAAAAATTAGCATTTGATTTGTGGCTCCTAAACCCTCACCGTGCAGAAGAGGCTGAGGATAACTCTCATAAAACATATATTGCATTAGGGCTTTGGGGAGATGAGGAGGGGGATTTCACAATTCAATTAGAATTTATCACAGAAAGCTTAGTCTCCTCTGTTGATGCGTCAGCCAGGATGGAAGTTGTGTTTCTTAACGTCAAAGTAAACCAGGTCTGGCAGGTGATTCCTGACTCTTCTCTTAACTTCAAGAAAATTACTGTCTGAGAAAAGAGAGGGTTTTTCTCACTGTTTTTCTCCAAGCTTCTGGGGGAATTGGCATACAGCACAAAGCCCTGAGCAATCAAATCTTAGCAGGTGACAGAAAACAGGATAATGCATAAAACCGGTGCTGCGTCTCTGGAAGCCCTTCATGGTAAAAGTTTTGTTTGGAATTTGAGGAAGAACTTTGGTTTACGAGGGCGCCTGGTCTTATTCCAGGATGAGGTGAATTTGAAATCAATTATAGGCTCGGCAGGATTATTGACGCCGACCACCCAGTCATTACAGCAGGTGAACAAAATGACTTTTCTGGGGAACTTTCATTAATTTAGCTGAAATGGAACAGAGCAGCAGCTCTGCAAGGCCACCATTGGATCAATGAAAAGGAACCGCAGAAAAATACCAACTGATCCTCTCTGATAACACACAGCAGACGGTGGTCTTATGGTGCAAAATGTTTTCCATCAGGATCCCATTAATCTTACAAACCAATACCTTGAAAAGCACAGAACATGGGATGAACATGACTGCAATGCTGGAAGTCTGAACTGCATTTAATGAGTCAGTGCGATTCTGAAAATGTGGGAGTAATTTACGCTGAAGGATTTGACATTGTGTAGTTATCTTCTGTAACTTTTAGGTTTTATATTTGCTGCATGTGCGTTGAGTGGGATTAATGGGAGTTGTGACAGGTCCTTGTGATCATAAGAGCCCTTCATAAACCTCTCTACCCTCTCTAAATTAATGGGAATTTCAAATAGAGATCATTGAGAAACATCCATCAATGTTAGGCCTTTTCAAAACAGGATACCTGAGGTGGAATTAGACCAACTGCAAATTTGGTCAAAGCTCTTCAGATTGGCCCTCCAACACACTACCAAACATACAGGAAAAAATTGACCACATAAGTATCTGTGAGGTTACTCAAATGATTCTGTTTATCAGCTCAGAGTAGGAGCTTTGTAAGAGAATCATAAGATAGCATGGAACcagagaaacagactgacagaGCAGTCATTTATTGCTATTTTCATGCCTTTAAAAATCACTTAATGGTTGTTTCATTTCTTGAATAAGTTACTgtgatttttctttgttgaagTGATTAGAGgtaacatttttttccaaatgttgCAGCAGATCAAGTCCGAAAGCCAAGACAGTATAATTAGTGTGTTTggaatgtgttttaaatgaaaataaattgaaagtatattaaccctaaccctccagCGCTTCTTTGATATAAAAATATGGAACCATCCATTACTgtccttgtttttgtgtattttttaggACTTGTCTCCAAAAGAGTCAGAGCAATCCCAATACAAAATTCACAACAGGTGAGTCTGACGGCTTACAGCCAAATGCAGAGCTGCTCTGATACAGTCTGCTACAGGAACCACTGGAGTGTATCCATCCTGTGTGTGTACGAATGTGAATGTGTATCCTGTGACAGACACTGAGCACAGATAAAGACGTGTGTGGCCGAACATTCTCCGTTTGATCTGAGGCTTATATCTCTATGAATAGGAAAGCAGCCCTCCAGTGACATGCAATGTTCAGGGGAGGATACATGTCAATCAAGCTCCTTCTGCAGGAGATaagatttaaattaaaacagaccAGTTGATGGGGAGTTTGTGGTCTTTTTCAGTTGTTGTTAGAGGAGAAGTTTGGGATGCTTGTGCTATTTTAGAGTCTTAGCTTAAACGCAAGATGGAAATCGATGAAAGAGGGAGGATAGCGGAGGGAGCTTTGACAACACCTATCCGATTGTAAGGTAATGATGTTTGACCTATAGACTTTAAGTTATTCATAGAACGTCAAATATACCCTTGTTCTCACCACCTGCAGATGTTTGTCTCCTCACAGTCAGAGGTTAAAAGGTGTACTTTCAAGCAGAGAAAGCTAATTACAAAGCCTTGttcatgttgctctgtgatAGATTACCTCCCCTCTCTTGacgtgtttttaaatgtcttatttaaTTAGATGTTCACTAACAAAAGCAGCGAGTTAACTAACTTTCTGGTTCAGTTAAATTAAAAGCTGCGTGTCAGAGGCCTGTCAGATACGTTATGATCACTGATGGAGGTTGATGAAATTAACAGATTACAGCTCACCTCCAGCCGCGTGTCACTGTTTGTTTATGAGTCTGAATGCAAATGTTCTCTGCCTCAGGCGTGTTTCATTATTTGTGGATGAATTTGTGACTGTTTGCCCATAAAAAAGACAGACCTCGCTGTGACAGATTCACAGCTCAACATCAGGTACCATAAAGCAAACATCTCTCGAAGACACGGACGCGACGGCACAGAGGAAATTACAGTGAACGCTGTGAAtcatctctgcagctcctcgcCACTTCTGTCTGATTGAAACAGCAAAGACTGATTCTCAGCACATCCCTGGGTTTCATACTGAGCATGGAAATCCCTTCATTTTTGAGAGATACTGCCACAATCATCAGCTGCCAATATCTATTTATATAAAGAAGGATATGGTGTTTATGCACAAATTACTCTAATGCcgttatttctgtgtttaaggACTCAACTTCTGGTTATTTCTCTTACTGAAGCAGACATCTTGGATCAGCAGTATGATCAGGCATCTCCACTTCTGTTAAAGAGATTTGGAAAATAAGCAGCAAATGAATCTTATAAGTTTGGGATCAGACCAAGAAACTGTAACATACCcactacatacaaggactctacctcagctgcttttgcaCATTAAACCATTTACTTATCTccaatactgtctgcaccttaatatcatttgcactattatctacttacattgtccatttttaaacagtcacggcactgcactacctgcactgtgtacataggctgtttttaactgtattttatcttaatgttatatttacatttttgctatttaagagctggaagagagaaacaggatctcgtttttcctgtatgtcttcatatatatagtgaaaattgacaataaaaacctttgaatcttgaaatcTTCGAGAGGAAAAGTGAATTTAACCtgtaattatgtttattttttatgcttATCTTTTAGCAGCAAAGCTGATAAATATCAGTATATGAATATGAGATGTAAATATTCCAGGTAGCTGTTAAGCTAAAATTGAGAGTCGTATTCAAATTTACATCATGCAGTTTACCAATGCAATTGGAAACTGACAtttttgtcacagtgtcaacaggaagaggtgaaacaATAAACAGTGCACTAAATGTGCTGCGACTCCTTTCTGCATATTGATatgacatgtgatcaggttTGCCTTTGCAGTTCAGAGTTTataacctttgttgtgtggttttgaccaattagaGTCAAGTTTTTCAAGCAGCCAGTAGTCTCGGCCTGTTAtccactttgttttaaaaaactgGGCTACTAGGTTTTGCATATTGGAGAAAGACTTAAAGCGTCATATTTTAAGGCTCAGGGACACTTCCTGaccctaacccacagtatttgtcactggacttggtccctaaacctaaccaacagcatttgtcactggacttggtCCCTAAACTTAACCTTTGGGCTTTCTCGCAATCTATCACCTCACCCAAACACTTCTTCTAACCACTCGGGGTTCatacctaatcctaaccttagaTCTAGGTCAGTGGACCTTATTCCTGACACCTTGTCTCTGAACATGTCTGGAATGGAACACTTTACCCACAATCATGCCCTATGTTAGATGAGTTTGAGTGAAATTGTGTTCTGactgttataaaaacaaaagagttcTGACATAGGTGGAGCACTGGGATCAGAGTTTTGGATTGGGAAGAGGCAAAAATCAAAGCTGGCTCTAAAACAAAATTTTTGTTCTTTGTACAATCAtttgattttaatgaaaatgcACAGATTTTCTTCTATGATtcagttttataaaaaatacaaatgtttttcttacacagagacaaacattaCAGCAGTATTTTACAGACCTGTCTTTGAAAGGATGGCAACTATTTATACTGAACAATCAATTAAATTCATGTAGCAAATCTGTAGAAGAGGTTGCCTTTAGGGTTTAAATACTTCTAGATAGACTTTTAATTATacaaaaaatgcaaacacagattTGCAGCAAAACACAGCGAGACTATAGGAAATCACTGCAGACAAAATGTGGACATTCATGCATAAGCTTTCAAATGTCTTCAGTAAGTAGATCCAACATAGAGCAAATAAGGCAAAAGCAGTCTGATCAGCAGCAAAGGAAAGTGAAAAATATGTCAGTCAGTGGTGTCCATGCTCATTTTAACACAAATCCAGAGCCACATGGTAGAAAAGTTCAAGTAGTGGTGAGATCCCACAGTTGACTTTTGCAAAGGAGTTACTGATAGATAAGAAGTATTTGTATCACAAATGACGGcgtttatgttgtttttgcaaaagTTTGACATTTAAGAGTCATCATCAGTTTTTATGACGTGGAAGAGGGTAACGTTAAATATCACCTGATGTCCGTTATTCCAGGCGTACAGCGCTCTCTCTCTGGCGTTGTAGTCGAGCATGGAGATGTGAAAGTACTGGTTGTGGAAGGGGATGTCTATGTACTCGTAGGATGAAGTCTTGGTGGAGTAGGCATAGTACACCTTTGCTCCAGACAGGTGAGAGTTAGTGATGTAGAGCGTCCCACAGATCATGAAAGACTCACCTGCGTTCCTTTTCGAGTACTCTGTGTTCCAAGTCTTCAGGACATGCAGCGTGTCTGGATCGATCTGAGAGATGACGACATTTCCAGCATTCTGATTGGTTGCATACACGACCCACATTCCCAGCTCGTCAGCCATGACGTCGATGTCAGAGTATCCTCCCCAGGTGTACGGGTACATGTTGTGGAAACCGGCGAACTCCAGGGCTCTCTGTGCTAACACGCTGCCCGTCTCAAAGCTGTATTTAACGATTATGTTGCTCTGGTACTTGTTGTAGTAGAGAGATCCGTTGTAGACGATGTGATTGGTCCCTTCCCATTTAAAGGGGAGGCTGTAGGTTCTAGAAACCACTCCTGCGACAAAGTCCTCCGTGGTCTTGTACTCACGAACAATCTTGCTGTTGGTGTAGCTGTCCATATACCACACCTACatcagagagaaaggagagttAAAAACAGCTGACACCACCTGATCGACTGTCAGCCATCAAAAATGAAGCTTTTCTAGCCTTGTTTTGAAACCGCACTCCAGATTATTTGGACTTATTTATGACATCTTTATTAAACTTTCTTACAATGATGACTGATGAGGGTTGAAGTTCCTGAGAAAATGAGTTTTTTGGGCAAGCTTGCGGCAcaattttcattgtgtttttttttctctccatctggTGCAGTCGTAACTTTTATGCCCTTTGCCCGTGTGGCGTGAATAGTAAATGAACCTGCAACTGCATTAGCGCTCAGCTGCCTGTTCTACTTAAAATGAGTTGTGCAGGCGTACATATGGCGGGTAGACGTTGAAAGCAACAAAAACTTGCTTAAGAGTCAATGGCACAGTTTGTTCACACTTCCACTCACACAACAATGCACAGCAGAGATAACTTGGTGCACTGGTGGAAGACTGAGAGGTAGCAAATCTCCATCCTCTGAATACACAGAGTAAAGTATCAATGTGCCTGCCTCCAGGATCATTTGGGTCTTTAAGGGAATGAGAGCTGACACACTAATTAATATGAAGCATATTATGCCTGAACCACACCTCAGAACAGGGTCCAAAATCAATACCAAAATCAATAATTGTGCCAAATACAGGTGCATTTTCTGTCCAGTGAATAAATCTCAAAGGGTAATTTCCCGCACGGCATTTTCAATGTTTGTTTCAGTATGCAAGTCTGTAACAGGATGATTCTGGCACAGTCGTGTATGTGAAACAATTACCCAATTCAATTCATTCGGCTAGTGAAAATATGCTTGGCTGGTGGATTTTTCATCCACCTGCCACCTTTGCAGTGAGTTAGAAAGTTGATTTTGAACCCTGCCTATGAATAATAACAGCATTTAATTCAACGCCAGACTGTGAGCTGTGTATAGCTAACAAAAGGTAGTCAGATACATCTCTAACAGACCCTGTCCCATGGGCTTTGTACTATGCATTTTAGATCAAAGGGCCTTAGTGTTTCCATCACAGTTTGATGTTATTAAATTtgtagaggagaagagagaagcaGTCAGGCATTGAGCATGAGAACTGGAGCTGGGCAGGTGTACACCAGAACTCCTACTTTGAAGTCTCCTGTGAACGTGTCTGAAATGATGCAGCCAGTTAGGAGACAGAGATGAATGAATAAAGGTGTTCTAAACATCTCCAACCAGGTGCAGACTCCAGAGACGATAAGTACGGAGAGGTCACAGCAGGGTCAGGGACAGGCTGCCATGAGAAAAAGATAGCCTGACAATTACCTTGTTGCTGCAAGAAATCTCCACCTTTGTATATACATATTGGGTTCCTGTCAGCTTAAGTGGAAATCTTTAGCCAAGCCATGCTTTATGTCAGATAATTAACACGCCTCTGCTCCCTTTTCAAACAGAGGTCAGAAGAGTAAGAATGGGAAATGGGAGGGCCTGGAATGGGCCTTTAAAACCTTcaaattatttattctattctaaaatAAAAGAGTCTAGTTTTTCAAAAGAGTGAAATCTAGAAACATAACCAGACTAGATTTAATTATTTGCAATGCAAACCAACTCTCTGTGATAGCAGTCCGTCTGTCTGCAGTTGCAGAGATCCTCAGCTTACTTTGAAGaaacaatataaatattttactgTACACTCTGCAGAGCCCTCAGAGAGCTCTGCCTGCTTCCATAACTCACCCTGTTGTTTCTGGTTGATGCCAGAGGATCAGTCATCCATGCCCCAAACCGAGTTCCAGATGTCTTTATTGTAGCAGGTCCAGTGATTTTCATTAATTTCCCACACGCTGTTAATAGAGAAATGCAACGATAAGATGTGCTGTGCTGGTTTTTGTCTCTAACTAGATTTCTCAAGCCAATTTCATGCCTGTGCCACCAGAGAGTTTGCCCTCTGTGCATACTAAGATAGCACCGAATGGCAGAGAGTGGCTTTATTTAACTGCAGGTGTACTAGTGAGTGAGCTGTTTGTAGCTTTAGACCAAACTGTTTCATATAAACATCATGTATCATCAAAATCTACCTGTATGAGCTGATTATTTATGTTCACACTCACAGCAACATATTTGTTTGCATAATTAGCAAAAGATAgtctataaatacaaaatcaaataaaatgtagtGCATTAGCAGAGCAAGTATGATCTGTAACTTTCATACTAAGTCTGCCACAGCCTCACTCCCATATTTACAGTGCTCATAAAAACTCTGATATTAAATAACATAATCAACAGAGAATGAGGATGCATACCTCTGATGGATTTGTTTTCAATTAAGTCTTAAAAGTTTGGACTTATTTTGCCATTGTAATGAAAATTATACCAATTTGAGAGATGATCAGCCCACTAACACAGAAAACTTCCTTCTCAAATGAGTGGCGGCTCTGTAGATATGTAGTCCAACTTTTCTGTCCATTATAAGGCAGTCAGGAATAGTATTTTACTTACAGAGgatgtttgaacatttaaacatttgcaCGATGAAAGGCTCTCACTAAACCAGAAAGTCCAGCAGAACAGACACTAATGGTTTCTTCTTTTCACTGGCAGGACATCGAGGTAGACACAATCTCAGTGTGGGATGAAACAGCAAAACAGCAAAGCAAAGCTTTCCAGCCTCTGAGGCTTCTAAGTGTTGCTTCTAAGTGCCTTTTGATAATCACAGACCATATTTGTTCTTTTCTTGAGGTATGTTCAGACCAAAAGGGaagaaaatgttgcttcatgttATCCGTGCATGTTTTAAGTGAATATTGGTATAGAGTGAACATAATAATCCCCCTTGAAATCTGTGTCTTGATGACAGTCC
This is a stretch of genomic DNA from Notolabrus celidotus isolate fNotCel1 chromosome 17, fNotCel1.pri, whole genome shotgun sequence. It encodes these proteins:
- the olfm3a gene encoding noelin-3a translates to MFKDCTPERRDCPEPVSMRVLLSVLYPVLSLTVFGLYPSMTIGPKEGWQVYSSAQDADGRCICTVVAPEQSLCSRDAKSRQLRQLLEKVQNMSQSIEVLNLRTQRDFQYVMKMENQMKGLRTKFRQIEDDRKSIMARNFQELTDKMDELKPLIPVLEQYKMDAALISQFKEEIRNLSAVLTSIQEELGAYDYDELYKRVLKLDNRLRSCMGKLTCGKLMKITGPATIKTSGTRFGAWMTDPLASTRNNRVWYMDSYTNSKIVREYKTTEDFVAGVVSRTYSLPFKWEGTNHIVYNGSLYYNKYQSNIIVKYSFETGSVLAQRALEFAGFHNMYPYTWGGYSDIDVMADELGMWVVYATNQNAGNVVISQIDPDTLHVLKTWNTEYSKRNAGESFMICGTLYITNSHLSGAKVYYAYSTKTSSYEYIDIPFHNQYFHISMLDYNARERALYAWNNGHQVIFNVTLFHVIKTDDDS